TAGCCATTTGGGTGCCGATCGTGTTCGGCTTGCTGGTGCTCGCCACCGGCCCGGACCGTAACGCCCTCTTGGCGCGCTGGCTCGCCTTGATTGGGGCTGTCGCCGGTTTCGCCGTGACCGTGCCGCTCTACACCCGCTTCGACACGGGAACCGCCACCATGCAGTTCGTCGAGCGGGCGCCCTGGATCGAAACCTTCCGGGTTCATTATCACTTGGGGGTGGACGGCATTTCTCTGCTGTTCATTTTGCTCACCGCCTTTACCACGGTGCTGGTGGTGCTGGCGGGCTGGAAGGTGATCGAGACGCGCATCGCCCAGTATCTAGCCGCTTTCCTCATCATGTCCGGGCTGATGATCGGCGTATTCGCGGCGCTCGACGCGGTGCTGTTCTACGTGTTCTGGGAGGCGATGCTGATCCCCATGTTTCTGGTGATCGGTATCTGGGGCGGGCCGCGTCGCGTCTATGCGGCGGTGAAGTTCTTCCTCTACACCTTGCTTGGTTCGCTACTGATGCTGGTGGCCTTCATCTACCTGTACCAGAAGGCTGGCAGCTTCGACATCCTAGACCTGCATCGTCTGCCGCTGGGCTATCGCGAACAGGTGTTGATCTTCCTGGCTTTCTTCACCGCCTTCGCCGTCAAGGTGCCGATGTGGCCAGTCCACACCTGGTTGCCGGATGCTCACGTGGAGGCGCCCACTGGGGGTTCGGTGGTGCTGGCGGCCATCATGCTGAAACTTGGGGCCTATGGCTTTCTGCGCTTTTCTCTGCCAATCACGCCGGATGCGAGCCATGCCTTGGCCGGATTCATCATCGCCCTCTCCTTGATCGCGGTGGTGTACATTGGCCTGGTGGCCCTAGTGCAAGGGGACATGAAGAAGCTGATCGCCTATTCATCCATCGCCCACATGGGGTTTGTCACCCTGGGCTTTTTCCTGTTCAACCCGCTGGGAGTGGAGGGCGCCCTGGTGCAGATGATTTCCCACGGCTTCGTATCCGGGGCGCTGTTTTTGTGCGTAGGCGTGCTCTATGACCGCCTGCATTCGCGCAACATCGCCGATTACGGCGGGGTGGTGAACGTCATGCCGGTGTTTGCCGCCTTCTTCGTCCTGTTCGCCATGGCCAATTCCGGTCTGCCCGGCACCAGCGGTTTCGTGGGCGAATTCCTGGTGATCCTGGGGGCGGTGCAGGTCGATTTTTGGTATGCCTTCCTGGCAGCGAGCACCCTGGTCTTTGGCGCCGCCTACACGCTGTGGATGATCAAGCGGGTGGTGTTCGGTCCCATCGTCCATCGCCAGGTGGCGGCCCTAAAGGACCTGAGTGCGCGCGAATTCTTGGTGCTGGGACTGCTCGCGGTGGCGGTGCTGGGCATGGGTGTCTATCCCGCACCGGTGACGGAAGTGATGCACGCTTCCGTGGAACATCTGCTCAACCATGTCGCCGAGAGTAAATGTGGCGACTTCTGTGCCTGGTAAGGGGCTGACCGATCATGATGGCCGACTTCGTGCTCGCCGATCTGCTGCCTGCGCTGCCGGAACTGGTGCTTCTGGGGATGGCGTGTACGGTGCTGATCCTGGATCTGTTTCTGGCCGATGATCTGCGCTGGATCACGTTCGCACTGGCGCTGGCGGCCCTGGGTGGGGCGGCGCTGGCCACGGTGTTGACGCTCGATCCGGTCCCCACTTTGGCCTTTGCCAATACCTTCGTGGACGATCGGCTCGCCGACGTGCTCAAGCTCATGCTGGACGGCGCCGTCGCGGCGGTACTCATCTATTCCCGGGACTATCTGCGCGCGCGGGGCATGGATCGGGGCGAGTTCTATGTCCTGGTGCTGTTCGCCACGCTGGGCATGATGATCATGATCTCGGCCAGTCACTTCCTCACCCTCTATCTGGGGCTCGAGCTCCTTTCCCTGTGCTTATATGCGCTGGTGGGGCTCAAGCGGGACGATAGGTTGGCGAGCGAAGCGGCGATGAAGTATTTCGTACTGGGCGCGCTCGCCTCTGGCCTACTGCTTTATGGCATGTCGCTGCTCTACGGCGTGACTGGCTCCCTGGAGCTGGCGCGGGTGGCGGCGGCACTGCCCGGGATGGGAGCGGATCCCGTGCTGGTGTTCGGCCTGGTGTTCGTGGTTGCGGGGCTCGCCTTCAAGCTGGGTGTGGTGCCTTTTCACATGTGGATCCCGGATGTCTATCAAGGCGCCCCCACCGCCATCACCCTGTTCATCGGTTCGGCCCCTAAGCTCGCGGCCTTCGCCTTCTTCATGCGGCTGCTGGTGGATGGGCTGCAAGCGCTGGCCGCCGATTGGCAGCCCATGCTGGCGCTAATGGCCGTGCTCTCCATCGCCCTGGGCAACGTCACCGCCATCGCCCAGACCAACATCAAACGCATGCTGGCCTACTCCACCATATCCCACATGGGCTTCGTGCTGCTGGGCTTTCTGGCAGGAAGCGAACAGGGTTACAGCGCCGCCTTCTTCTACGTGGCGGCCTACGTGCTCATGAGCCTGGGTGGCTTCGCGATGATCCTGCTCCTTTCCCGCGAGGGCTTCGAGGCGGAAGCGCTCGACCATTTCAAGGGGCTCAATCAGCGCAGTCCCTGGCATGCCTTCCTCATGCTGCTGCTCATGTTCTCCATGGCGGGCGTGCCGCCCACCGTCGGTTTCTACGCCAAGCTGTCGGTACTTAAGGCGGCACTGGATGCGGGCTTCCTGTGGCTGGTGGTGTTCGCGGTGCTCATGTCGGTGGCGGGGGCGTTTTACTACCTGCGCGTGGTCAAGCTGATGTATTTCGACGCGCCCAGTGAGCCGGCGGCCCCGGGTGCCAACCCCGGCATGCAGGTGTTGCTGTCGGCCAATGGCCTGGCGGTGCTGGCACTGGGACTCATGCCCCAGCCCCTGATGGCCTTGTGCGCCACTGCCATCCGGCAGATGGTGTGAGTCTTGCCGCGCCCTGGGCGTTCGCGATCGGGGGTGCCACGGCCTTTTGCAGAAACGGACGAAAAAAAACCAGGGACCTTGCCCTGGCTTGCGTGGACTGTGTGTATCACGCGGCCTTGCTGTATCTTTCCTTGGCCTCGCGCGCGGCCTTGGCGGTCTCCGGATCGTAGGCCTTGCCCTGCCAAAGCAGCTGGTAGGCGATTTCCTCGTTGCCGTTCTCGCACAGCTCCAGCACCCTCTTGAACAGGGGCTGGAAGGTCTCGGAACGGTGGGACTGCTCATGATCTTCCATGCTGCGCCAGAACGTCACGATCAGTGCCTCGCGACCCTTGAGGGGGCTTTCCACCGCCTGACCGATGGTGGAGCCCTCGTTGGACACCATGCCGGTGTTGATCATCACGAATCCGCCGATGAAACCGGTGTCCGAATGATAGGTTTTCACGTTCTCGCACAGTTCGGCGACCCGTTCTTCCAGGTCATCCACCGTGTACTCGGGGCGCAGGATGACCCGGTTGACGGTCACCACCCCGTTGCTGTCCAGTCCATTGATCAGACTCATGGCTCACTCCTTTAGAAGGTTAGTGGATGCTAATATGGTTCATCCAAAAAAATCCCAAATAATCCGCAGCCTGTTAATAGCTGACAAAATCACTCGGGCTTGTTCCTAAGATAGCAGGCGAAAGAGAAAGTTTCAATATGGCAAGCAAAGATTTTTATGAGGCGCCTGTGGCGGGGGAGGTGGTGTGGCAGGGCCGATTGCTGCAAGTCCACCGGGATCAGGTGCGGCTGCCGGATGGCCGACCTTCCGTGCGCGAGTACATCCGCCATCCGGGGGCAGTCGTGATCCTGGCCCTCGATGACCACGGCAACTTGCTCTTGGAACGCCAATTCCGCTATCCCCTCGGGCGGGAATTCATCGAACTGCCGGCCGGCAAGATCGACCCTGGCGAGACACCCGCCGCCTGCGCGCGTCGCGAGCTTCTCGAGGAAACGGGCTACACCGCGCGGGAATGGTGTTACGTGACCACCGTCTATCCCTGTATCGGCTACGCGGACGAGCGGCTGGTTTATTTTCTCGCCCGGGGTCTAATCTACCAGGGCCATCGGCGCGAGGGTGATGAGTTTTTGGAGGTTTTTACTTTGCCCGTGGCCACGGCTATAAGCTGGGTGCAGGAAGGCCGCATCTGCGAGGCGAAAACGGTGGCAGGGCTGTTCTGGCTGGAAAAGCTCCTTGCCGGCGCCTGGACGCCCCAGTCCGAGCCGCCTGCGGTGACCCATCCGGAAGAGGGTGCATGAGGTTCACGGAACTTGAGCCGGGCGCGCGCTTCGAGTGGGAGGGTGCGCTCTATGTCAAGCTGGGGCCGGTGTCGGCGCGGGAGGAAGCCACCGGCCGATTGCGCATGATCCCCCGCTATGCGCGCCTGCGGCCGGTTAAGGACAACTCGGCCGCGCGGCCCGACAGTCTGCCGACAAGCCTGCCGGTCGATGCGCTGCGTGCGGCCTTCGATGCCTTCTTCGCCGAATGCCTCGCGGCCCTGGACGGGCCGCCGGCCGCGGGCCGAGCGCGGCTTGAGGCTGCGCGCCGGCGTTTCCTCACGGTCCTGGGGTTGGAACCAAGCTGAAGCCCACCTGGCCGCATTTACGGCCCGCCAGGGAAGCCGCCTCACGTAGGGTGCGGTCTACGGGCCAGCCGTTGAGCACGCCATGGATCACGCCGGCGTTGAAGGTGTCTCCCGCGCCCACCGTGTCCACCACCCGCGGCGGCGGAAAGGCGGGCGTGTAGAGGGGCGCCTCGCTGCCGGGCAAGGCCCAGGCGCCGGTTTCGCCCCAGCCGGCGAAGATCAGCGGCCGTGGTGCCTGGGCCCGCAGGGCTTGCAGGAAGGCTCGTGGCTCCCCATGGCCCAGGGCGCGGGCAAAGGCGCGTCCAGTGAGCAGCACGTTACAGCGGTCGAACAGGGCCGCAAGGCCAGGGCGCGGTTTTTCCGCCTCCAGCGACAGGGGCAGTCGGGCATGATGGCGCCGCAGGTGATCCAGCATGCAGGCGAGGGTGTCCGGATTGCGGCCCTCGAAATGGACCCAGTCATAGGCGGCCAGGTCGAGGCGGGCAAAGTCTTCGCAGCCGAACTCGGAAAGGTCGCGGTAATGCACGATGGTGCGACTGCCCGAGGGCGCGAGCAGGATGGAGGAGGTGGGCGGCTTGCCCGGGCGTACCACGCAGGGCGCGGTGTCCACACCATGCTGCTGGAAGTCCCGCACCAGGATGGCGGTCTCTTCCGCTGCGGCGAGGACGCCGGCGAAGGCGACCTGATGACCGAGCCGGGCCAGCACCACGGCAGTGTTGGCGGCATTGCCACCTCGCGTGACGCGCAGGCTTTGGGCCCGCATTTCCTCGTCTTCGCGGGGATAGTGGTCGACGGTGAAAACGAGATCCAGGGTGGCGATGCCCACGCAGAGAATGCGCGCCATGTCAGCCCTCGCCCCCCAGGCGGCGGGCGATAAAATCCGCTGCTTCCTCGTTGCCAGTGAGCCCGACTGGAGCGGGGCGCGGGCCGTCTAGCAATTCCAGCAGCTGCTCGCCAAATTGCCCCGCCTCGAATGCCTGGCGCGTCACGGCGCGGCAACGGCTGACCCGTCGCTGCCAGGCAGTGAGGGCCGCCTCTTCCGGCCAGTCTGGCCGCTGCACATAGAGAACGGGCGTGCCGCTTGCCGCGGCCTCGACGAAGGTGCCGTAGCCTGCCTTGGTGAGGACCACATCCACGGAAGCGATGAGATCGCTCACGGTAAGGCTCGTGTCTTCGATGAAGGACACGTCGCACCGCTTCATGCCCGAGGCCCGTGGCATGAGCCAGCGCACCCCCGGTAGGCGCGGCCAAGGCACGGCCAGCGAAACCGGGATCCCGCCCATGGCGACCAAGACTAGACGCCCATCCGGCAAGGTGTCCCTGGCGCGGCGTCCGGGCTTGGCCACCGGGCCGATGGGCACGAGGTTGTCCAGCTCCGGCATGTCCATGCCCGGGGTCAGGCGCAGGAAAGCCTGCGCGCCCTGATAGGCGGCGAGCATCTCGGCGTGGATTGCTGCGAAGCCAGGTTCATCGCGCAGATAGGCGCTGCCGATAGCGGCCCAGTTGAGGGAGCTCATGGCCAGGGCTGGGATGCCCACCCGCTTGGCGGCGGCGAGGGCCAGATAGGACACATTGCTGAGCACCAGGTGCGGCGCGTGGCGCGCGAGCGCTTCTGCTTCCAACTCGACGCGCTGCCCCCAATCGCGATGCAGCGCTCGGTAGGCGGCCAGGCTTGCGGAGACGTCCACGTCGAGGGCGTTTTTCATGACCAGTCCGAAATCGCTACCGCTGGCTAGGTGAGTGAAGGGGGTCGCGAGGCGGCGGGCGATGCGTTCCCGCGGCAGGGCGCAGCGCAGGGTGAGGCGCAGTTGCGGCAGACGCGCCGCCAGCGCATCGAGCACGGGTGCCGTTTGCGCCAGATGGCCGAGGCCATGGCCGGAGATGTCCACGTACAGATGCATCAGGCCTTGAGCCAGGCGCTAAAGCGGCGGCGGAACTTCTCCACCTTGGGCGCCACGACGAACTGACAATAAGGCTGCCAGGGATGGCTTCGAAAGTAGCCCTGGTGGTCATCCTCCGCCCGCCAGAATTTCTCCAGCGGTTTCAGTTCCGTCACCAATGGCGCCGGCCACAGGCCGGCTTGCGTGACCGCCTGCATCACCTCCTCGGCGATGCGTTTCTGTTCGGCATCGTGATAGAGGATGATGGAACGGTACTGGGGGCCGCGGTCGTTGCCCTGGCGGTTGGGCGTGGTGGGGTCGTGGATGGTGAAGAAGATTTCCAGCAGGGTACGGTAGGGCACCACCTCGGCATCGAAATGCACCTGCACCACCTCCGCGTGGCCCGTGGTGCCGGTGCAAACCTGCGCATAGGTGGGATTGTCCACCATGCCCCCGGCATAGCCGGAGACCACTTGGGCGACACCGCGCACCTGTTCGAACACGGCCTCCAGACACCAGAAGCAGCCGCCGCCTAGGGTGGCGATGGAAAGCGCGGCGGGTTGCTCGGCCATGATGTTCCTCCTGTCGGCAGATGGGCCTGCATTGTAACGAGATTCCGGCCCGTGTAGCCGGCATTGGCAGGGAGAGGCAAAGCCCTTTACCATTGATGCGTGCCTCTTCAGTGACCGGTCATGCCCGTCTCCACTGGTTTTTCCCGCAGCTATTTCCGGACCCGCGGCTATGTGCCGGGCGGCATCGTTATCAATGCGCGCGCGGAAAGCCTGCACATGGAAGCCCTGCCACCCTTTCTGCGCACGCTGCTGGTGACCGATGGTACCGTTACCAAACACCTGGAAGCGTATTTCTGGGAAGAGGTGCATGTGGATAACCTGGGGCAGGCGGAAGTGATCCTGGAAGCGGCGGTGCCGGCCCTGGGCTTGAGCGCGGGCGAGCAGGTCTTGCGCCGCCGGGTGCGGCTTCGGGGCCGGGCATCCAAGCGCTGCTACGGCGAGGCCGAGTCCCTGATCCGTCTGCCTTGCTTGCCGGAGCGGCTGCAGGGCGAACTGGCGGCGGGACGCATCGGCATTGGCGAGCTATTGCGCGAGCGGGGACTGGAAACCTACCGGGAAATCCTAGACGTGGGCTGGGCCGGGCCGGATGCCGTCTATCGCACCTATC
This genomic interval from Thiobacter sp. AK1 contains the following:
- a CDS encoding NADH-quinone oxidoreductase subunit M, whose translation is MSGMPLLSLAIWVPIVFGLLVLATGPDRNALLARWLALIGAVAGFAVTVPLYTRFDTGTATMQFVERAPWIETFRVHYHLGVDGISLLFILLTAFTTVLVVLAGWKVIETRIAQYLAAFLIMSGLMIGVFAALDAVLFYVFWEAMLIPMFLVIGIWGGPRRVYAAVKFFLYTLLGSLLMLVAFIYLYQKAGSFDILDLHRLPLGYREQVLIFLAFFTAFAVKVPMWPVHTWLPDAHVEAPTGGSVVLAAIMLKLGAYGFLRFSLPITPDASHALAGFIIALSLIAVVYIGLVALVQGDMKKLIAYSSIAHMGFVTLGFFLFNPLGVEGALVQMISHGFVSGALFLCVGVLYDRLHSRNIADYGGVVNVMPVFAAFFVLFAMANSGLPGTSGFVGEFLVILGAVQVDFWYAFLAASTLVFGAAYTLWMIKRVVFGPIVHRQVAALKDLSAREFLVLGLLAVAVLGMGVYPAPVTEVMHASVEHLLNHVAESKCGDFCAW
- the nuoN gene encoding NADH-quinone oxidoreductase subunit NuoN: MMADFVLADLLPALPELVLLGMACTVLILDLFLADDLRWITFALALAALGGAALATVLTLDPVPTLAFANTFVDDRLADVLKLMLDGAVAAVLIYSRDYLRARGMDRGEFYVLVLFATLGMMIMISASHFLTLYLGLELLSLCLYALVGLKRDDRLASEAAMKYFVLGALASGLLLYGMSLLYGVTGSLELARVAAALPGMGADPVLVFGLVFVVAGLAFKLGVVPFHMWIPDVYQGAPTAITLFIGSAPKLAAFAFFMRLLVDGLQALAADWQPMLALMAVLSIALGNVTAIAQTNIKRMLAYSTISHMGFVLLGFLAGSEQGYSAAFFYVAAYVLMSLGGFAMILLLSREGFEAEALDHFKGLNQRSPWHAFLMLLLMFSMAGVPPTVGFYAKLSVLKAALDAGFLWLVVFAVLMSVAGAFYYLRVVKLMYFDAPSEPAAPGANPGMQVLLSANGLAVLALGLMPQPLMALCATAIRQMV
- a CDS encoding NUDIX hydrolase, whose protein sequence is MASKDFYEAPVAGEVVWQGRLLQVHRDQVRLPDGRPSVREYIRHPGAVVILALDDHGNLLLERQFRYPLGREFIELPAGKIDPGETPAACARRELLEETGYTAREWCYVTTVYPCIGYADERLVYFLARGLIYQGHRREGDEFLEVFTLPVATAISWVQEGRICEAKTVAGLFWLEKLLAGAWTPQSEPPAVTHPEEGA
- a CDS encoding PfkB family carbohydrate kinase, whose amino-acid sequence is MARILCVGIATLDLVFTVDHYPREDEEMRAQSLRVTRGGNAANTAVVLARLGHQVAFAGVLAAAEETAILVRDFQQHGVDTAPCVVRPGKPPTSSILLAPSGSRTIVHYRDLSEFGCEDFARLDLAAYDWVHFEGRNPDTLACMLDHLRRHHARLPLSLEAEKPRPGLAALFDRCNVLLTGRAFARALGHGEPRAFLQALRAQAPRPLIFAGWGETGAWALPGSEAPLYTPAFPPPRVVDTVGAGDTFNAGVIHGVLNGWPVDRTLREAASLAGRKCGQVGFSLVPTPGP
- the msrA gene encoding peptide-methionine (S)-S-oxide reductase MsrA, which translates into the protein MAEQPAALSIATLGGGCFWCLEAVFEQVRGVAQVVSGYAGGMVDNPTYAQVCTGTTGHAEVVQVHFDAEVVPYRTLLEIFFTIHDPTTPNRQGNDRGPQYRSIILYHDAEQKRIAEEVMQAVTQAGLWPAPLVTELKPLEKFWRAEDDHQGYFRSHPWQPYCQFVVAPKVEKFRRRFSAWLKA
- a CDS encoding chorismate--pyruvate lyase family protein translates to MPVSTGFSRSYFRTRGYVPGGIVINARAESLHMEALPPFLRTLLVTDGTVTKHLEAYFWEEVHVDNLGQAEVILEAAVPALGLSAGEQVLRRRVRLRGRASKRCYGEAESLIRLPCLPERLQGELAAGRIGIGELLRERGLETYREILDVGWAGPDAVYRTYRIMIRGEPTILITETFPCAPYR